Proteins encoded together in one Epinephelus moara isolate mb chromosome 2, YSFRI_EMoa_1.0, whole genome shotgun sequence window:
- the LOC126407831 gene encoding extracellular calcium-sensing receptor-like yields the protein MHKAGDVVLGGLFEIHFFSVFPDLSFTSEPQQPTCHSFDVLGFKQAQTMAFAIDEINRNSNLLPNVTLGYSLYDNCVKLGIGFRAALSLASGLEEQLMLDKTCAGNPPVLGIVGDSSSTRSIAISSVLGLYRVPMVSYFATCSCLSDRQKFPSFFRTIPSDAFQVRAMIQILRRFGWTWAGLLISDDDYGLHAARSFQSDLAQSGGGCLAYLEVLPWGNDPAELRRIVEFMRKSTARVVIVFAHESHMINLMKEVVRQNVTGLQWMASEAWTAATVLQTPQLMPYLGGTLGIAIRRGHIPGFRDFLLQLRPELQHNNSFGNNMVNQFWEHTFQCKFAPPQAGWVEAGGSLCTGQEDLENVDTEFLDISNLRPEYNVYKAVYALAYALDNMLQCEPGRGPFSGHSCGSLQRLEPWQLVYYLEKVNFTTPFGDQVSFDENGDALPIYDVMNWLWLPDGQTKVQNVGEVKESAKGEELTLDEDKIFWNFESKQPPRSVCSESCPPGTRMARIKGKPACCFACIPCSEGKISNMTDSIKCTSCPEDFWSSPQRDHCVPKKTEFLSYNEPLGICLTTASLLGTFICVVVLGIFIHHRSTPIVRANNSELSFQLLLSLKLCFLCSLLFIGRPRLWTCQLRHAAFGISFVFCVSCILVKTIVVLAVFKASKPGGGAHLKWFGLLQQRGTVLVLTSIQALICTAWLVSSSPAPHKNTQYHNDKIVYECVVGSTVGFGVLLGYIGLLAILSFLLAFLARNLPDTFNEAKLITFSMLIFCAVWVAFVPAYVSSPGKYADVVEVFAILASSFGLLVSLFGPKCYIILLRPERNTKKAIMGHGTES from the exons ATGCACAAGGCTGGAGATGTGGTTCTGGGTGGGCTGTTCGAGATCcacttcttttctgtctttcctgacCTGTCTTTTACCTCAGAGCCACAACAGCCTACCTGTCACAG TTTTGATGTTCTAGGATTTAAGCAAGCCCAGACCATGGCCTTTGCTATTGATGAGATCAACAGAAACTCCAACCTGCTGCCTAATGTGACTCTGGGTTATAGTCTGTATGACAACTGCGTCAAACTAGGTATTGGATTCCGTGCAGCGTTGTCATTAGCCAGCGGTCTAGAGGAGCAGTTAATGCTGGACAAGACCTGTGCAGGAAACCCTCCAGTCCTAGGAATTGTGGGTGATTCTTCCTCCACACGTTCTATTGCCATCTCCTCTGTCTTAGGTTTGTACAGAGTACCTATG GTGAGTTATTTTGCCACATGTTCATGCCTGAGTGACCGGCAGAAGTTTCCATCCTTTTTTAGGACGATTCCAAGCGATGCTTTCCAG GTGCGTGCTATGATTCAGATTCTCAGGCGCTTTGGCTGGACTTGGGCAGGTCTGCTGATCAGTGATGATGATTATGGACTCCATGCTGCCCGATCCTTCCAATCTGACCTGGCTCAGTCTGGTGGAGGCTGTCTGGCCTACTTAGAGGTTTTGCCCTGGGGCAATGATCCAGCTGAACTCAGGAGGATTGTGGAGTTTATGAGGAAATCTACGGCTCGTGTGGTCATTGTGTTTGCACATGAAAGTCACATGATCAACCTCATGAAAGAG GTGGTGAGGCAGAATGTGACAGGCCTGCAGTGGATGGCCAGTGAAGCCTGGACTGCAGCTACTGTGCTTCAGACTCCTCAGCTCATGCCGTACCTGGGTGGCACTCTGGGCATTGCTATCCGTCGAGGACACATACCAGGGTTCAGGGACTTTCTGCTACAACTACGTCCTGAActacaacacaacaacagcttTGGAAATAACATG GTAAATCAGTTTTGGGAACACACATTTCAGTGTAAATTTGCACCACCTCAAGCAGGTTGGGTGGAAGCTGGGGGATCACTATGCACTGGACAGGAAGATCTAGAAAATGTGGACACTGAGTTCTTGGACATCTCCAACCTCAGACCAGAATATAATGTGTACAAGGCTGTGTATGCCCTGGCATATGCTCTTGATAACATGCTGCAGTGTGAGCCAGGGAGAGGACCTTTCAGTGGGCACAGCTGTGGCAGTTTGCAAAGACTGGAGCCATGGCAG CTTGTGTATTACTTggaaaaggtcaacttcaccaCACCGTTTGGTGATCAAGTGTCATTTGATGAGAATGGTGATGCCTTACCAATATATGATGTCATGAACTGGTTGTGGCTCCCTGATGGACAAACTAAAGTTCAGAATGTAGGTGAGGTGAAAGAGTCAGCCAAAGGTGAAGAACTCACACTTGATGAAGATAAAATCTTCTGGAACTTTGAATCCAAACAG CCACCCCGGTCAGTGTGCAGTGAGAGTTGTCCTCCAGGTACACGCATGGCTAGAATAAAGGGGAAACCTGCATGCTGCTTTGCATGCATCCCTTGTTCTGAGGGGAAGATCAGCAATATGACTG ACTCCATAAAGTGCACCAGTTGTCCAGAGGATTTCTGGTCCAGCCCTCAACGTGACCACTGTGTTCCTAAGAAAACAGAGTTCCTCTCCTATAATGAGCCTCTGGGTATCTGTTTGACAACTGCCTCATTGTTGGGCACATTTATATGTGTTGTTGTGCTGGGAATCTTTATCCACCATCGTAGCACCCCTATAGTACGCGCCAACAATTCAGAACTGAGTTTCCAGCTATTGCTGTCTCTTAAATTATGTTTCCTTTGCTCACTGCTCTTTATTGGACGTCCCAGGCTGTGGACATGCCAACTGAGACATGCAGCATTTGGGATcagctttgtgttttgtgtatcATGCATCCTGGTGAAAACCATTGTGGTTCTGGCTGTGTTCAAGGCCTCCAAGCCAGGAGGTGGAGCCCATCTGAAGTGGTTTGGTCTTTTGCAGCAGAGAGGAACAGTTCTGGTTCTTACTTCTATTCAGGCACTAATTTGCACTGCTTGGCTTGTCTCTTCCTCACCAGCTCCTCATAAAAACACTCAATACCACAATGACAAGATAGTTTATGAGTGTGTAGTTGGGTCCACGGTTGGTTTTGGAGTGTTACTGGGCTATATTGGCTTACTGGCCATCCTCAGTTTTCTGTTAGCATTCCTGGCAAGGAATCTTCCAGATACTTTCAATGAGGCCAAACTCATCACTTTCAGCATGCTGATCTTCTGTGCAGTGTGGGTGGCCTTTGTCCCTGCTTATGTCAGTTCACCAGGCAAGTATGCAGATGTAGTTGAG